The nucleotide window TGAGATTCCAACACCGGCACTCAGCGCCAAGCCTTAAAGGTAAACTTATGTAAAATATCTCGCTTAGACTGCAACGGATCCAGCTGAAGACGACTAATTTGGGTGTACCTGATGATAGAATGATCGGATCCAAGCATTACCCCGTACTCCTCATATTGACCTCGGTGATATTTTTTAGAGGACCCCTAGGAGCGATCCATCCTGAGCGAGTTTATATCATCGAAAATGCGAATTCTCATGAGTCTGGTCTGATAGCAAAATACTATGCAGATTCTAGAAAAATCCCCTATCATAATATCATCAGAGTGAGCCTTCCCTTAGATGAGGAAATATGCTCGAGCATTTTCTATGAGAAGATATTCAACCCAATTGTAAAAAATCTTTTCAACAAAAAGGCCATCATTGGGAAGATTGGGACAGCAAATGCCACCAACGGCAGACTAGAGTTCACCATTGATGACGTCTTTATAGATTTCTTGGTGACCACGATGGGCGTCCCACTCAAAATGAGACACTCAGATCAAGTCGTTCAGGATAGGCGTAAAATTGATACCGTCTTCCGAACATCCAGAGGA belongs to Opitutales bacterium and includes:
- a CDS encoding TIGR03790 family protein; the encoded protein is MIGSKHYPVLLILTSVIFFRGPLGAIHPERVYIIENANSHESGLIAKYYADSRKIPYHNIIRVSLPLDEEICSSIFYEKIFNPIVKNLFNKKAIIGKIGTANATNGRLEFTIDDVFIDFLVTTMGVPLKMRHSDQVVQDRRKIDTVFRTSRGAVDSHIAQIVSKEMDLVGPVENPLFDRDYTLEDARTLALKVSRLDGPTLKHVINSLI